A section of the Arcobacter roscoffensis genome encodes:
- a CDS encoding D-alanyl-D-alanine carboxypeptidase family protein encodes MNRRDFLNISKAGIVTSAFFAKDLLAFEPPEIRSSYFYVEQKDESDFQEIRRKLNLIQRHVGYGNFNILGFDEALKIAKRVSNIGEFTKSQLEFLEFMFYYNPSSHGFYGKRITNSITDEINKKEIVKVPRTGHYLFKGKPLETYNDMVDDIGSTLTLTSGIRSVMKQTKLFFDKIASVNGNITIAAISLAPPAYTYHFVGDFDVGKRGFGHANFTSRFALTDEFKKIRSLKYVDVRYTINNKDGVRYEPWHITTV; translated from the coding sequence ATGAATAGAAGAGACTTTCTAAATATTTCGAAAGCTGGAATAGTTACTTCTGCATTTTTTGCTAAGGACTTATTAGCTTTTGAACCTCCTGAAATAAGATCATCATATTTTTACGTAGAACAAAAAGATGAAAGTGATTTTCAAGAAATAAGAAGAAAGCTAAATCTTATTCAAAGACATGTTGGCTATGGAAATTTTAATATTTTAGGATTTGATGAAGCTTTAAAAATAGCAAAGAGAGTTTCTAATATTGGGGAATTTACAAAATCCCAGTTAGAGTTTTTAGAGTTTATGTTTTATTACAATCCTTCTTCACATGGCTTTTATGGAAAAAGAATTACAAATAGTATTACTGATGAAATAAACAAAAAAGAGATTGTAAAAGTTCCTAGAACAGGTCACTATCTTTTTAAGGGTAAACCTTTAGAAACTTATAATGATATGGTAGATGACATTGGAAGTACACTTACCTTAACTTCTGGAATTAGAAGTGTTATGAAGCAAACAAAACTATTCTTTGATAAAATTGCTTCTGTAAATGGAAATATTACAATTGCTGCAATTTCTTTAGCTCCTCCTGCTTATACTTATCATTTTGTTGGAGATTTTGATGTAGGTAAAAGAGGTTTTGGTCATGCAAACTTTACATCAAGATTTGCATTAACTGATGAATTCAAGAAAATTAGATCATTAAAATATGTTGATGTTAGATACACAATTAATAATAAGGATGGTGTAAGGTATGAACCTTGGCATATTACGACTGTTTAA
- a CDS encoding HP0495 family protein — MIDLNKEKLKLDYPCNWKYKIVVLETISIKKVLTDVISQREHSVKESKVSKKGKFKSYTLELLVHSDDDRTGLYENLGNHSDIKMVL; from the coding sequence ATGATTGATTTAAATAAAGAAAAACTAAAGTTAGATTATCCTTGTAACTGGAAGTACAAAATTGTTGTATTAGAAACTATTAGTATCAAAAAAGTTCTTACAGATGTGATTTCTCAAAGAGAACATAGTGTAAAAGAATCAAAGGTCAGTAAAAAAGGTAAATTTAAAAGTTATACTTTAGAATTACTTGTACATAGTGACGATGATAGAACAGGTTTATATGAAAACCTTGGAAATCATTCTGATATAAAAATGGTTTTATAG
- the moaC gene encoding cyclic pyranopterin monophosphate synthase MoaC, with amino-acid sequence MNLTHLDDNNRPKMVDVSNKNETTRIAVASGEISMSQEAYNAIMENNTKKGPVIQTAVIAAIMGVKKTSDLIPMCHPLLLSGINCDVNELPELPGFKLIVTAKLNGQTGVEMEALTGVSVGLLTIYDMVKAIDKSMVISKVQLEEKSGGKSGDFSRNEK; translated from the coding sequence TTGAATTTAACACACTTAGATGATAATAATAGACCAAAAATGGTCGATGTTTCAAATAAAAATGAAACTACAAGAATAGCAGTTGCTTCAGGTGAGATTTCTATGAGTCAAGAAGCATATAATGCTATTATGGAAAATAATACAAAAAAAGGTCCTGTTATTCAGACAGCTGTAATTGCTGCAATTATGGGTGTAAAGAAAACAAGTGATTTAATTCCTATGTGTCATCCACTTCTTTTAAGTGGTATAAATTGTGACGTAAATGAATTACCTGAATTGCCTGGATTTAAGCTTATTGTAACTGCAAAGTTAAATGGTCAAACAGGTGTTGAAATGGAAGCTTTAACAGGTGTTAGTGTTGGTTTACTTACAATATACGATATGGTTAAGGCAATTGATAAATCAATGGTTATTTCAAAAGTACAATTAGAAGAGAAGTCTGGTGGTAAAAGTGGTGACTTTTCAAGAAATGAGAAATAG
- the rpsU gene encoding 30S ribosomal protein S21, producing the protein MPGIKVKESESFDEAYRRFKKQCDRNLIVTETRARRFFEPMTEIRKKQKINARKKMLKRLYMLRRYESRL; encoded by the coding sequence ATGCCAGGCATTAAAGTAAAAGAGAGCGAATCTTTTGACGAAGCGTACAGAAGGTTTAAGAAACAATGTGATAGAAATCTTATTGTTACTGAAACTAGAGCTAGAAGATTTTTTGAGCCAATGACAGAGATCAGAAAAAAGCAAAAAATCAATGCTAGAAAGAAAATGCTTAAAAGATTATATATGCTTAGAAGATATGAATCTAGGTTATAA